Genomic DNA from Calditerrivibrio sp.:
AGCAACCTTTACAAACCTTAAAGAAACATTTAGACAACCTAATCAACAGGTATATGTAATCATGATCGGGTGGGGTATCAAGCTCCACCCCAATTTTATCAAACTAAGTTGTAAAAGCATTTTCGATATGTTCAATTTGGTCACTATCTATGGATATTACATCAAATCTACAAAGATACTCACCTTTTTGAGCCATCATGAAATACTCGGCAGTTTTAATGATCTTTTCAATCTTTTTCTGAGAAACAGCTTCATACCCTTTGCCAAATCTATAAGATCCCCTTTTTTTTACCTCAACAAACACAATAATATTGCCTTTTTGGGCAATAATATCGATTTCACCAAACCTACACCTAAAATTTCGATGCAATATTTTAAACCCCTTATCCTCAAGATAGGTACATGCAGTATCCTCACCCTCTTGCCCGATGGTCTTTTGTCTCATAAAATCCCTTTTAAGAAAGACTTCCTATGTAGAGGCGTTATACCGTATCTTTTAATGGACTCCACATGGTATTTAGTGCCATAACCTTTGTTATCATACCAACCGTATGCTGGGAAAAGATAATGCATCCTCTTCATCATTCTGTCTCTTGTCACCTTTGCTATTATAGAGGCTGCAGCCACTTCTATAAACTTATCCTCAGCCTTTAAATGTACTTCTAAAGGGGCCTCGATATTTTTTAATTTCACAGCATCTATAACTATTTTGTCATAGGAGACATTAATCTTAGAAAGAGCAAT
This window encodes:
- a CDS encoding ribonuclease HII, producing MDLEQNYRKERFEYLRYVGIDEVGRGCLAGPVVAAAVVLKGSFYDRRIIDSKKLKEKERDLIYQLISENALSIGIGVVCSSMVDTLNILNATKQAMHIALSKINVSYDKIVIDAVKLKNIEAPLEVHLKAEDKFIEVAAASIIAKVTRDRMMKRMHYLFPAYGWYDNKGYGTKYHVESIKRYGITPLHRKSFLKGIL
- a CDS encoding YraN family protein, giving the protein MRQKTIGQEGEDTACTYLEDKGFKILHRNFRCRFGEIDIIAQKGNIIVFVEVKKRGSYRFGKGYEAVSQKKIEKIIKTAEYFMMAQKGEYLCRFDVISIDSDQIEHIENAFTT